The Phycisphaeraceae bacterium genome has a window encoding:
- the fsa gene encoding fructose-6-phosphate aldolase has product MELYIDTANLDEIRQAADMGVLDGVTTNPSLIAKEGADFHQRMEAICRIVKGPVSAEVVSVEHDGMIREAEPLLKIAPNIVIKLPCIAEGLKACKTLSERGVRTNMTLCFQPLQAMLVAKAGAFLVSPFIGRVDDISGDGMQLIQQIRQIYDNYGYQTKILAASIRHPLHLVQCALMGADVATVPFKVIQQMMSHPLTDLGLEKFLADWKKGQEAAKKTSGSKMPVSA; this is encoded by the coding sequence ATGGAACTCTACATCGACACCGCCAACCTCGACGAAATCCGTCAGGCCGCCGACATGGGCGTGCTCGACGGCGTCACCACCAACCCCTCGCTGATCGCCAAGGAAGGAGCCGACTTCCACCAGCGCATGGAGGCGATCTGCCGCATCGTCAAGGGGCCGGTGAGCGCGGAGGTGGTGTCGGTGGAGCACGACGGCATGATCCGCGAGGCCGAGCCGCTCCTGAAGATCGCTCCCAACATCGTCATCAAGCTGCCCTGCATCGCCGAGGGGCTCAAGGCGTGCAAGACGCTGTCGGAGCGCGGCGTGCGCACCAACATGACGCTCTGCTTCCAGCCGCTCCAGGCGATGCTGGTCGCCAAGGCGGGGGCGTTTCTGGTGTCGCCCTTCATCGGGCGCGTGGATGACATCTCCGGCGACGGCATGCAGCTCATCCAGCAGATCCGCCAGATTTACGACAACTACGGCTACCAGACCAAGATTCTCGCCGCCTCGATCCGCCACCCGCTGCACCTGGTGCAGTGCGCCCTGATGGGCGCGGACGTGGCGACCGTACCCTTCAAGGTGATCCAGCAGATGATGAGCCATCCGCTCACCGACCTGGGACTGGAGAAGTTCCTGGCGGACTGGAAGAAGGGGCAGGAGGCGGCGAAGAAGACGTCCGGGTCGAAGATGCCGGTCAGCGCGTGA
- a CDS encoding AtpZ/AtpI family protein, translating to MAGLGFTVASEVAAGTLLGYLIDHLAGTAPVWTTVGAVLGILVAMWGLIRGALKLNQQLDRQLKGKPAPPPISDEAWRQGNANEADPDDRDETTHDQCKESRDV from the coding sequence ATGGCGGGGCTTGGCTTCACCGTCGCTTCGGAGGTCGCGGCGGGCACCCTGCTGGGGTACCTGATCGACCACCTCGCGGGCACCGCCCCGGTGTGGACAACGGTCGGAGCCGTGCTGGGCATTCTGGTGGCGATGTGGGGGCTGATACGAGGCGCTCTGAAACTCAATCAGCAGTTGGATCGGCAGTTGAAGGGAAAACCGGCGCCGCCGCCCATCTCGGACGAGGCGTGGCGTCAAGGGAACGCGAACGAAGCGGACCCCGACGACCGCGACGAAACAACCCACGACCAATGCAAGGAATCACGCGACGTCTGA
- the atpB gene encoding F0F1 ATP synthase subunit A, with protein sequence MPFLAAADPASHVVDQYLIPGLPLTMHTVTVLAVSGLFLFAMMRAARGIATGPESEGNERYITKGRFAQLIEAITVYLRDQMLVPVMGERVAKRYLPYLMTLFFFVLFMNLFGLVPIVDLLHLLGIHTTFIGGTATASISVTGALAIVSAVMIQVHAFRENGLKGWVIHHFGGLVPGPIYLFPVALLVFIVEFAGDFIKPAALAIRLFANMVAGHILMAVLIGFGATIAREGAGLPGVIGVSVVTGGAAVAITFLELFVAFLQAFIFMFLTAVFISLMSHHDDHGHEHGHDHGHEHAHGHAAHA encoded by the coding sequence ATGCCGTTCCTCGCCGCAGCCGATCCCGCCAGCCACGTCGTCGATCAGTACCTGATTCCGGGACTGCCGCTCACCATGCACACGGTGACGGTGCTGGCCGTGTCAGGGTTGTTTCTGTTCGCCATGATGCGGGCGGCCAGGGGCATCGCCACCGGGCCCGAGTCGGAGGGCAACGAGCGATACATCACCAAGGGCCGTTTCGCCCAGCTGATCGAGGCGATCACGGTCTATCTGCGTGATCAGATGCTCGTGCCGGTCATGGGTGAGCGGGTGGCCAAGCGCTACCTGCCCTACCTGATGACGCTCTTCTTCTTCGTGCTGTTCATGAACCTCTTCGGCCTGGTTCCCATCGTGGACCTGCTGCACCTGCTGGGGATTCACACCACCTTCATCGGCGGCACGGCGACGGCGAGCATCTCGGTCACCGGGGCGCTGGCCATCGTCTCCGCGGTGATGATCCAGGTCCACGCCTTCCGCGAGAACGGCCTCAAGGGCTGGGTGATCCATCACTTCGGCGGACTGGTGCCGGGACCGATCTACCTGTTCCCGGTGGCGCTGCTGGTGTTCATCGTGGAGTTCGCGGGCGACTTCATCAAGCCCGCGGCGCTGGCCATCCGTCTCTTCGCCAACATGGTGGCGGGACACATTCTGATGGCGGTGCTGATCGGGTTCGGCGCCACCATCGCCCGCGAGGGTGCCGGGCTGCCTGGCGTGATCGGCGTGTCGGTGGTCACCGGCGGTGCGGCCGTCGCCATCACCTTCCTCGAACTGTTCGTCGCCTTCCTGCAGGCGTTCATCTTCATGTTCCTGACGGCCGTGTTCATTTCGCTGATGTCGCATCACGACGATCATGGGCATGAGCACGGGCACGATCATGGACACGAGCACGCTCACGGGCACGCGGCGCATGCGTGA
- the atpE gene encoding ATP synthase F0 subunit C, translating to MMMTTFVVALIGSLLAAFGAGAQDGLLVAQEKLGSGLAAGLAVIGAGIGIGWIGSRSNEAVARQPEMAGKIFINMILTAALIEGVALFAVVVGGFIL from the coding sequence ATGATGATGACGACGTTTGTGGTGGCCCTCATCGGCTCGCTGCTGGCGGCCTTCGGCGCCGGCGCGCAGGACGGGCTGCTGGTGGCCCAGGAGAAGCTCGGCTCCGGCCTCGCCGCTGGCCTGGCCGTGATCGGCGCTGGCATCGGCATCGGCTGGATCGGCTCGCGCTCCAACGAGGCGGTGGCCCGTCAGCCGGAGATGGCCGGCAAGATCTTCATCAACATGATTCTCACCGCGGCGCTCATCGAAGGCGTGGCGCTCTTCGCGGTGGTCGTGGGCGGCTTCATCCTCTGA
- the atpF gene encoding F0F1 ATP synthase subunit B: protein MRMMLDLLLALEGPGDGHGAGSAQVLDIANWLPGVTALVVFLIAFAVLATKVWPTITKALDEREAKIRNEIKSAEEAREQAKAALAQYERELANARNEANAMIQKARAEAKATADELRARNEAELADLRGRAQRDIQAAKARAIAEIHAEAANLAVAVASRILKKEITVEDQRGLVDDTIRGLSGMKN from the coding sequence ATGCGCATGATGCTCGATCTGCTGCTCGCATTGGAAGGTCCGGGCGACGGCCACGGCGCCGGCTCCGCCCAAGTGCTGGACATCGCCAACTGGCTGCCCGGCGTGACCGCGCTGGTGGTCTTTCTCATCGCCTTCGCCGTCCTCGCCACCAAGGTGTGGCCCACCATCACCAAGGCGCTCGATGAGCGCGAGGCCAAGATCCGCAACGAGATCAAGTCGGCGGAAGAGGCGCGCGAGCAGGCCAAGGCCGCCCTGGCTCAGTACGAGCGCGAACTGGCCAACGCCCGCAACGAGGCCAACGCCATGATCCAGAAGGCCAGGGCCGAAGCCAAGGCCACGGCGGACGAACTTCGGGCACGCAACGAGGCGGAGCTGGCCGACCTGCGAGGCCGCGCCCAGCGCGACATCCAGGCCGCCAAGGCCCGCGCCATCGCGGAAATCCACGCCGAGGCCGCCAATCTGGCCGTGGCGGTGGCCTCCCGGATTCTCAAGAAGGAGATCACCGTCGAAGATCAGCGCGGGCTGGTTGACGACACGATCCGCGGGCTGTCGGGCATGAAGAACTGA
- the atpH gene encoding ATP synthase F1 subunit delta has protein sequence MHQNALAQVYARSLFELAHAQGGRSAIEELNDEFEQVVELTRTMPAFGRFLSSPIIDRGKRQASLERILTGRVTPLMLRFLLVLNTKGRLGELPGIAEAFDHLVQEAFGRVEVDVFTAAPIGPEAQSIIRTGVQHALGREPVLHTYVEPGMIGGIKFRVGDRLVDGSVQTRLRKVKAAMMRSGGWKLREQLDRLMEDSN, from the coding sequence ATGCACCAGAACGCACTCGCCCAGGTCTACGCCCGATCGCTCTTCGAGCTTGCCCACGCGCAGGGCGGACGCAGCGCCATCGAGGAGCTCAACGACGAGTTCGAGCAGGTCGTCGAACTGACGCGCACCATGCCGGCATTCGGGCGGTTCCTGTCGTCGCCGATCATTGACCGGGGGAAGCGACAGGCGTCGCTGGAGCGGATTCTGACGGGCCGCGTGACTCCCTTGATGCTTCGCTTCCTGCTCGTGCTGAACACCAAGGGCCGCCTGGGCGAGTTGCCGGGCATCGCCGAGGCGTTCGACCACCTGGTGCAGGAGGCGTTCGGTCGCGTAGAGGTGGACGTGTTCACCGCCGCCCCCATCGGCCCCGAGGCGCAGTCGATAATCCGCACCGGCGTGCAGCACGCCCTTGGCCGCGAGCCCGTACTGCACACCTACGTCGAGCCGGGGATGATCGGCGGCATCAAGTTCCGCGTGGGTGACCGCCTCGTGGACGGAAGCGTGCAGACCCGGCTTCGCAAAGTCAAGGCCGCGATGATGCGCTCCGGCGGCTGGAAGCTCCGCGAGCAGCTGGATCGGTTGATGGAAGATTCGAACTAA
- a CDS encoding F0F1 ATP synthase subunit alpha — MKIKTDEISTLIKQEIEQFSADLEISEVGRVVEVGDGIARIYGLSNAMAGELLEFETHEGTVLGQVMNLELDTVGAVIYGDYLSVREGDTVKSTGRLLEVPAGPELLGRVVDPLGRPLDGGPAINASASMKLDIVAPGIADRQPVKEPLQFGIKAVDSMIPVGRGQRELIIGDRKTGKTAVAIDCIINQRAFWGTPDAVVCIYVAVGQKDSTVAAVVETLKQHGAMEYTIVVNAGSSAAAPLQYIAPYAGVAMGEYFMWQGKQGKTPKHVLCVYDDLSKQATAYRQLSLLLRRPPGREAYPGDVFYLHSRLLERATKLSDANGGGSLTALPIIETQEGDVSAYIPTNVISITDGQIYLQPELFAAGVRPAINVGISVSRVGGNAQIKAMKEVAGSLRLDLAAYRELEAFAQLGTELDAASQKQLDRGSRMVELLKQGQYTPFDVIDQCISIFAGSRGMLDTVKPSKVHAFEHDLLEFMRGPKKELRDKLVAKKSFKGLEDEFLAAMREFKANWTEPK; from the coding sequence GTGAAGATCAAGACTGACGAAATCTCGACACTCATCAAGCAGGAAATCGAGCAGTTCTCCGCCGACCTGGAGATTTCCGAGGTCGGTCGCGTGGTGGAAGTGGGTGACGGCATCGCCCGCATCTACGGGCTGTCCAACGCCATGGCCGGCGAGCTGCTGGAGTTTGAAACCCACGAAGGCACCGTGCTCGGGCAGGTGATGAACCTGGAGCTCGACACCGTTGGCGCGGTCATCTACGGCGACTACCTCTCCGTCCGCGAAGGCGACACGGTGAAGTCTACCGGGCGACTGCTCGAGGTGCCCGCCGGGCCTGAACTGCTCGGCCGCGTGGTCGATCCGCTCGGTCGCCCGCTCGATGGCGGCCCGGCCATCAACGCCAGCGCTTCGATGAAGCTGGACATCGTGGCTCCCGGCATCGCCGACCGGCAGCCGGTGAAGGAGCCGCTGCAGTTCGGCATCAAGGCCGTGGACTCGATGATCCCCGTGGGGCGCGGCCAGCGCGAACTCATCATCGGCGACCGCAAGACCGGCAAGACCGCCGTGGCCATCGACTGCATCATCAACCAGCGGGCCTTCTGGGGCACGCCGGACGCGGTGGTGTGCATCTACGTGGCGGTGGGCCAGAAGGATTCCACTGTGGCCGCGGTGGTGGAGACGCTCAAGCAGCATGGCGCGATGGAATACACCATCGTCGTGAACGCCGGCTCCTCCGCCGCCGCCCCGCTGCAGTACATCGCCCCCTACGCGGGCGTGGCCATGGGCGAGTACTTCATGTGGCAGGGCAAGCAGGGCAAGACGCCCAAGCACGTGCTGTGCGTGTACGACGACCTGTCCAAGCAGGCCACGGCGTACCGGCAGCTGTCGCTGCTGCTCCGCCGCCCGCCCGGCCGCGAGGCGTACCCCGGCGACGTGTTCTACCTGCACAGCCGTCTGCTGGAGCGCGCCACGAAGCTGTCCGACGCCAACGGCGGCGGGTCGCTCACCGCGCTGCCCATCATCGAAACCCAGGAAGGCGACGTGTCGGCGTACATTCCGACCAACGTCATCTCCATCACCGACGGGCAGATCTACCTGCAGCCGGAGCTCTTCGCCGCCGGCGTGCGGCCCGCCATCAACGTCGGCATCTCGGTGTCGCGCGTGGGCGGCAACGCCCAGATCAAGGCCATGAAGGAAGTGGCCGGCTCGCTGCGGCTGGACCTGGCCGCCTACCGCGAACTCGAGGCCTTCGCCCAGTTGGGCACCGAACTCGACGCCGCCAGCCAGAAGCAACTTGACCGCGGAAGCCGCATGGTCGAACTGCTCAAGCAGGGTCAGTACACGCCCTTCGACGTGATCGACCAGTGCATCTCGATCTTCGCGGGCTCGCGCGGCATGCTGGACACCGTCAAGCCCTCCAAGGTCCACGCCTTCGAGCACGACCTGCTCGAGTTCATGCGCGGCCCCAAGAAGGAGCTGCGAGACAAACTGGTCGCCAAGAAATCGTTCAAGGGGCTGGAGGATGAGTTCCTCGCGGCCATGCGCGAGTTCAAGGCCAACTGGACCGAGCCGAAGTGA
- a CDS encoding SDR family oxidoreductase, which yields MPSASATAAAIAAYYRDLPVLVTGGAGFIGSHLVDALVKLGARVRVIDDLSNGREANLADHLEPGAVMSRRVGFIRASILDEAALSLAIDGCAVVFHQAALGSVPASVEQPLLYHEVNGTGTLRVLDAARRAGVRRVIYASSSSVYGESATLPKVETMLPAPVSPYAVSKLMGEYWLQVYARCYGLPGASLRYFNVFGSRQRPDSPYAAVVPAFASALRAGRRPVIYGDGLQSRDFTHVDNVVHANLLAGMLRGEQVGDAPAAPAVNVACGERYTLLELLDAMQRILGTAIAPEHRPERAGDVKHSQADITRARATLGYKTIVGFHEGLKSMLAAM from the coding sequence ATGCCCAGCGCTTCCGCCACTGCCGCCGCCATCGCGGCGTACTACCGCGATCTGCCCGTGCTCGTCACCGGGGGGGCGGGTTTCATCGGCTCGCACCTCGTTGATGCCCTCGTGAAACTCGGAGCACGGGTGCGCGTGATCGATGACCTCTCCAACGGCCGCGAGGCGAACCTGGCGGATCATCTCGAGCCGGGCGCCGTGATGAGTAGGAGAGTCGGGTTCATCCGGGCGTCGATTCTCGATGAAGCCGCGCTGAGTCTGGCGATCGACGGCTGCGCCGTGGTGTTTCATCAGGCCGCCCTCGGGTCGGTGCCGGCCAGCGTGGAGCAGCCGCTGCTCTACCACGAGGTCAACGGAACGGGAACCCTGCGCGTGCTGGACGCGGCGCGGCGGGCGGGCGTCAGGCGGGTGATCTACGCCAGCTCCAGCAGCGTGTACGGCGAATCGGCCACGCTGCCCAAGGTGGAGACGATGCTCCCCGCGCCGGTCTCGCCCTACGCCGTGTCGAAACTGATGGGCGAATACTGGCTGCAGGTCTACGCCCGCTGCTACGGGCTGCCGGGCGCATCGCTGCGATACTTCAACGTCTTCGGGTCGAGGCAGCGGCCCGACTCGCCCTACGCCGCGGTGGTGCCCGCCTTCGCCTCGGCGCTGCGGGCGGGAAGGCGGCCCGTCATCTACGGCGACGGACTGCAGAGCCGCGACTTCACGCACGTGGACAACGTGGTTCACGCCAACCTGCTGGCGGGCATGCTTCGGGGTGAACAAGTCGGTGACGCCCCGGCCGCGCCCGCCGTCAACGTCGCCTGCGGCGAACGGTATACGCTGCTGGAACTGCTCGACGCCATGCAGCGGATTCTCGGCACGGCCATCGCCCCCGAACACCGTCCAGAACGCGCCGGCGACGTGAAGCACAGCCAGGCGGACATCACACGGGCGCGGGCCACGCTCGGATACAAGACGATTGTCGGGTTTCATGAGGGACTGAAGTCGATGCTGGCGGCGATGTGA
- a CDS encoding CBS domain-containing protein produces MTEDERIERFEAAYNRIDRALSEMTDSRDPDRRKTFAARVRHAANRYRRLRRHVDFLLEIGDLRNAIIHNRLGDGHYIAVPHESTVTELEEIERVMFSPEKVIPRFQRHVRTLEADATIADAWELVRHDGYSRYPVYERGTFIGMLTANGFARWCAAQAKDGRINVDGRTVLIRDVLPIDHRRDFVAFASAESAIEDVAEMFRDNPRLEAVIVTPHGRLNERPVGLICPADVLTATR; encoded by the coding sequence ATGACCGAAGACGAACGCATCGAACGTTTCGAGGCCGCGTACAACCGCATCGACCGCGCGCTGAGCGAAATGACCGACTCGCGCGATCCGGATCGGCGCAAGACATTCGCGGCCAGGGTGCGTCACGCCGCCAACCGCTACCGGCGGCTACGGCGGCATGTGGATTTCCTGCTCGAGATCGGCGACCTGCGCAACGCCATCATCCACAACCGACTGGGTGACGGTCACTACATCGCGGTGCCGCACGAATCGACGGTGACGGAGCTGGAGGAAATCGAGCGCGTGATGTTCTCGCCGGAGAAGGTGATCCCCCGCTTTCAGCGACACGTGCGAACGCTCGAAGCCGACGCCACCATCGCCGACGCCTGGGAGCTGGTGCGGCACGACGGTTATTCGCGCTACCCGGTATACGAGCGGGGCACGTTCATCGGCATGCTCACGGCCAACGGCTTCGCCCGCTGGTGCGCTGCGCAGGCCAAGGACGGGCGCATCAACGTGGATGGCCGCACCGTGCTGATCCGCGACGTGCTGCCCATTGATCACCGGCGCGATTTCGTGGCCTTCGCCTCCGCCGAATCGGCCATCGAGGACGTCGCCGAGATGTTCCGCGACAACCCGCGGCTGGAAGCAGTCATCGTCACGCCGCACGGGCGGCTCAATGAGAGGCCCGTCGGCCTGATCTGTCCGGCGGACGTGCTGACGGCCACACGGTAG
- the speB gene encoding agmatinase, protein MRDATGSLRSGEPHPPRTLLPNARRSPRYGGIATFCRVPRIEDVPPEHAPVDWAIYGVPFDSGVTFRPGARFGPRAVRDASQYMKPYNLHHGVDIAQRLSMADAGDSPVKPFSCEENARTVAEFARSIGDPARTKLLAIGGDHSIAYANIRATWERRGQPAAGLALIHFDAHLDTVEVTHGERWSHASPFIRAIEDGLIDPRRMISIGIRGPLNSGADLDYARANGVEIITCDEARAPAGKTRIGAFAGRLAGAEAYLTFDIDCVDPAFAPGTGTPCCGGFTSAEALSLIRGFVGANIVGADVVEVLPDRDVSQITALLASHVMIEILALDAVAR, encoded by the coding sequence ATGCGTGACGCCACTGGTTCATTGCGTTCGGGGGAACCGCATCCACCCCGCACCTTGCTCCCCAATGCGCGGCGGTCACCGCGCTACGGCGGCATCGCCACCTTCTGCCGCGTTCCCCGCATCGAGGATGTCCCGCCTGAACACGCGCCGGTGGACTGGGCCATCTACGGCGTGCCGTTCGACTCGGGCGTCACCTTCCGCCCTGGCGCTCGCTTCGGCCCTCGGGCCGTTCGCGACGCGTCGCAGTACATGAAGCCGTACAACCTGCATCACGGCGTGGATATCGCCCAGCGCCTGTCGATGGCCGATGCGGGCGACTCGCCGGTCAAGCCCTTCTCCTGCGAAGAGAACGCGCGAACCGTCGCCGAGTTCGCCCGCTCAATCGGCGACCCCGCCCGCACCAAGCTGCTGGCGATCGGCGGCGACCATTCCATCGCCTACGCCAACATCCGCGCCACATGGGAGCGGCGCGGCCAACCCGCCGCCGGGCTGGCCCTCATCCACTTCGACGCCCACCTCGACACCGTGGAGGTGACGCACGGCGAGCGGTGGAGCCACGCATCGCCATTCATCCGCGCCATCGAGGATGGACTGATCGACCCCCGCCGCATGATCTCCATCGGCATCCGCGGCCCGCTCAACAGCGGCGCCGACCTGGACTACGCCCGCGCGAACGGCGTCGAGATCATCACGTGCGATGAGGCCCGCGCGCCCGCCGGGAAGACCAGGATCGGCGCCTTCGCCGGGCGGCTGGCCGGCGCGGAGGCGTATCTCACCTTCGACATCGACTGCGTGGACCCCGCCTTCGCCCCCGGCACGGGCACGCCCTGCTGCGGCGGGTTCACGTCGGCGGAGGCGCTTTCGCTCATTCGCGGTTTCGTGGGAGCGAACATCGTCGGGGCCGACGTGGTCGAGGTGCTGCCCGACCGCGACGTATCGCAGATCACCGCCCTGCTGGCGTCGCACGTGATGATTGAGATTCTGGCGCTGGACGCCGTCGCGCGGTGA
- a CDS encoding HU family DNA-binding protein, translated as MAKKTTKASSTVEVKARTKSQIVGEIATATGLARKDVAKVFEQMSGLIKKDLGKKGPGQFTVPGLVKIRRVHKPAQPARKGVPNPFKPGELMDVPAKPAKSVVKVRPLKALKEMV; from the coding sequence ATGGCCAAGAAGACCACCAAAGCCAGCAGCACCGTCGAAGTGAAAGCCCGCACCAAGTCGCAGATCGTGGGCGAGATCGCCACCGCCACGGGCCTGGCCCGCAAGGATGTCGCCAAGGTGTTCGAGCAGATGTCCGGGCTGATCAAGAAGGATCTCGGCAAGAAGGGCCCCGGTCAGTTCACCGTGCCGGGTCTGGTCAAGATCCGTCGCGTCCACAAGCCCGCCCAGCCGGCGCGCAAGGGCGTGCCCAATCCCTTCAAGCCGGGCGAGCTGATGGATGTGCCCGCCAAGCCCGCCAAGAGCGTGGTGAAGGTGCGTCCGCTCAAGGCCCTGAAGGAAATGGTCTGA
- a CDS encoding aminotransferase class I/II-fold pyridoxal phosphate-dependent enzyme, with translation MSSRHLLAQRAQSILDQLRSTGQLKVLQTIEGPMDASVTLRGYGEVACFCSNNYLGLANHPEVVQHGLEGLRKYGAGTASVRFICGTFSPHHTLEERIARFLGVEASYTFVSCWTATEALLPTLCEPGDLIISDELNHACIIDAMRLAAGIKKGIHRAVFRHSNMDSLREQLTKARANPEITGAIFVITDGVFSMEGDLGKLPQLRALCDEFGALLVVDDSHGTGVMGKTGRGTHEHFGMKGADIDIFTGTLGKALGGAAGGYVAGPKHVIDLLVQRGRPTLFSNALPVTVACSAEKALEVLMREPQRVAKLRDNVAYVRQGIKTVGFDVLESPTAICPIIVHDTAKAIAMSKRLLELGVYVIGFGYPVVPEGEARLRVQVSAAHEKHHLDALINALAKLRQEFGG, from the coding sequence ATGTCCTCCCGCCACCTCCTCGCCCAGCGCGCCCAGTCCATCCTCGACCAGCTCCGCTCCACCGGCCAGCTCAAGGTCTTGCAGACCATCGAGGGGCCGATGGATGCGTCGGTCACGCTCAGGGGCTACGGCGAAGTCGCGTGCTTCTGCTCCAACAACTACCTGGGTCTGGCCAATCACCCGGAAGTCGTGCAGCACGGGCTGGAGGGGCTGAGGAAGTACGGCGCGGGCACGGCGAGCGTGCGGTTCATCTGCGGCACGTTCTCGCCGCACCACACGCTGGAGGAGCGCATCGCGCGGTTTCTCGGCGTCGAGGCGTCCTACACCTTCGTCTCGTGCTGGACGGCCACGGAGGCCCTTCTCCCCACGCTGTGCGAGCCGGGCGATCTGATCATCTCCGATGAACTCAACCATGCCTGCATCATCGACGCGATGCGGCTGGCGGCGGGGATCAAGAAGGGCATCCACCGGGCGGTGTTCAGGCACTCGAACATGGACTCCCTGCGCGAGCAGCTCACCAAGGCGCGGGCCAACCCGGAGATCACCGGGGCGATTTTCGTCATCACCGACGGCGTCTTCAGCATGGAAGGCGACCTGGGGAAGCTGCCGCAACTGCGGGCGCTGTGCGATGAGTTTGGCGCGCTGCTGGTGGTGGATGATTCGCACGGCACGGGCGTGATGGGCAAGACCGGCCGGGGCACGCACGAGCATTTCGGCATGAAGGGTGCGGATATCGACATCTTCACCGGCACGCTGGGCAAGGCGCTGGGCGGGGCGGCGGGGGGGTATGTGGCCGGGCCGAAGCACGTGATCGACCTGCTGGTGCAGCGCGGCCGGCCCACGCTCTTCTCCAACGCCTTGCCCGTGACGGTAGCGTGCAGCGCGGAAAAGGCGCTCGAAGTGCTGATGCGCGAGCCCCAGCGCGTGGCGAAATTGCGCGACAACGTGGCGTACGTGCGGCAGGGGATCAAGACCGTCGGCTTTGATGTGCTGGAATCGCCCACGGCCATCTGCCCCATCATCGTCCACGACACCGCCAAGGCCATCGCCATGAGCAAGCGGCTGCTGGAGCTGGGCGTGTACGTCATCGGGTTCGGCTACCCCGTGGTGCCGGAGGGAGAGGCCCGGCTGCGCGTGCAGGTGTCGGCGGCGCACGAGAAGCACCACCTGGACGCCCTCATCAACGCCCTGGCGAAACTGAGGCAGGAGTTCGGAGGGTAA
- a CDS encoding restriction endonuclease — translation MGLELIPNDIRDKYTIEERDHACAILKEDFPSEFDDLLECLRRFTLKKSQILEPGGRKSRIASTIDAFLHERGWREKSFDTKYVVDDREIPSPTHSIDNFKNRVGVEVEWNNKTEFYDRDLNNFRLLRQLRVLSVGVIITRLSELQQAVFDPLGKGSSYGASTTHWDKLIPKVDGGGAGGCPLLLVGMGLACYDPNA, via the coding sequence ATGGGCCTCGAACTCATTCCGAACGACATTCGGGACAAGTACACGATCGAGGAACGCGACCACGCATGTGCGATTCTCAAGGAGGACTTCCCAAGTGAGTTCGACGACCTGTTGGAGTGCCTTCGGCGGTTTACCCTGAAGAAGAGCCAGATTCTGGAGCCGGGCGGCAGAAAGTCGCGCATCGCCTCGACGATCGATGCCTTTCTGCACGAACGGGGATGGAGAGAAAAGTCGTTCGACACCAAATACGTGGTGGATGATCGCGAGATTCCATCACCAACGCACAGCATCGACAACTTCAAGAATCGCGTCGGCGTCGAGGTCGAGTGGAACAACAAAACTGAATTCTACGATCGGGATCTCAATAACTTCCGGCTGCTGCGCCAACTGCGGGTGTTGTCCGTCGGCGTGATCATCACGCGACTGAGTGAGCTGCAGCAGGCGGTCTTTGACCCGCTGGGCAAGGGGAGCTCCTACGGAGCATCCACCACGCACTGGGACAAACTCATTCCGAAAGTGGATGGCGGAGGAGCGGGAGGGTGTCCCTTGCTGCTCGTCGGGATGGGGCTCGCCTGCTACGACCCGAATGCGTGA
- a CDS encoding S-adenosylmethionine-binding protein yields the protein MSQSALDIKERFGAILIDPPWRFTNRTGKMAPEHRRLRRYPTMSFDEIAALPIGELGRDQSHLYLWCPNALLKEGLTIMEAWGFTYKTNIVWYKVRKDGGPDGRGVGFYFRNVTELLLFGVKGRLRTLKPGRTQVNLIRTRKEEHSKKPDEIYDIVEGCSPGPYLELFARLPREGWTQWGNEIETYAQRRPLIPTYNGFTHSGRSRRAPSRRAARDTLPLLRHPLSE from the coding sequence ATGAGTCAGTCTGCTCTCGATATCAAGGAACGATTCGGTGCAATCCTGATCGATCCGCCGTGGCGATTCACAAACCGCACTGGGAAGATGGCACCGGAGCACCGCCGCCTGCGGCGATATCCGACCATGTCGTTTGACGAGATCGCCGCGCTGCCCATTGGCGAACTGGGCCGGGACCAGAGCCATCTCTACTTGTGGTGTCCCAACGCCTTGCTCAAGGAGGGACTCACGATCATGGAAGCGTGGGGATTCACGTACAAGACGAACATCGTCTGGTACAAGGTGCGCAAGGATGGCGGTCCGGACGGTCGTGGGGTGGGCTTCTACTTCCGCAACGTCACCGAACTCCTTCTGTTCGGCGTCAAGGGTCGCCTGCGCACCTTGAAGCCGGGTCGAACGCAGGTCAACCTGATCCGGACGCGCAAGGAGGAGCACTCCAAGAAGCCGGACGAGATCTACGACATCGTTGAGGGATGCAGCCCGGGACCGTATCTGGAGTTGTTCGCTCGCCTGCCACGGGAGGGTTGGACGCAGTGGGGCAACGAGATCGAGACCTACGCGCAGCGTCGCCCCCTGATTCCGACGTACAACGGCTTCACGCATTCGGGTCGTAGCAGGCGAGCCCCATCCCGACGAGCAGCAAGGGACACCCTCCCGCTCCTCCGCCATCCACTTTCGGAATGA